The Rhodococcus sp. ABRD24 genome contains the following window.
CTGTCCGTAGGGGCGCGAGTAGTCCAGGTACAGCATCGACGCGACGGCGTCGACGCGCAGGCCGTCGACATGGAACTCCTCGAACCAGAACAGTGCGTTGGCAACCAGGAAGTTCCGGACCTCCAGACGTCCGAAGTCGAAGACGTAGGTGCCCCAGTCCGGTTGCTCGCCCCGCTGCGGATCGGCGTGCTCGTAGAGCGGGCTGCCGTCGAATCGGGCGAGAGCCCAGGCATCCTTCGGGAAGTGGGCGGGCACCCAGTCGACGATGACACCGATTCCGGCGCGGTGCAGACGGTCGACGAAGGCCCGGAAGTCGTCCGGCGTCCCGAAGCGGGCGGTCGGCGCGTAGTACGACGTGACCTGGTATCCCCACGATCCGCCGTACGGGTGTTCGGCGACCGGGAGCAACTCGACGTGCGTGAAGCCGGCTTGGATGAGGTAGGTGCTCAGCTCGTCGGCCAAATCGGTGTACGACAGGCCCGGCCGCCACGAACCGAGATGGACCTCGTAGACGCTCATCGGCTCCCGGCTGGGTTCGCGCGCGGCGCGCGCGGTCATCCACTCCTCGTCGCGCCAGCGATGCGTCGACTCGGTCACGATCGATGCGGTCGCCGGCGGGACTTCGGTGGCGAACGCCATCGGGTCGGCCTTGTCCTGGACACCGCCGTCGCGGCCGTGGATGCGGAACTTATACAGCTCCCCGGGTCCGACGCCAGGGACGAACAGCTCCCACACGCCGGTGGAGCCGAGTACCCGCATCGGGGCGGTGTGCCCGCCCCACAGATCGAAATTGCCGATCACGGTGACACCGCGGGCCCCCGGCGCCCACACCGCGAACGACGTCCCGCGCACCGTGCCATCGGGCGTCTCATAGCTGCGCGGATGCGCACCGAGTACGTCCCAGAGCCGTTCGTGCCGGCCCTCACCGAACAGGTGCAGGTCCAGTTCGCCGAGTGTCGGAAGGAAGCGGTACCCGTCGGCGGTGACGACCGTGTGCCCGTGCGGGTAGGCCACGACCAGGCGATAGTCTGCAAGATCCGGAATCGGGACCAGGGCGCTGAAGACGTTGCTGCCTACCGGTTGCAACGGGTAGTCGCGGTCACCGACGCGGGCGGCGACGGCCTCGGCGCCCGGCCGTAGTGCCCGGATCACGGTGCCCCGCGGATGGGGATGGGCGCCGAGAATCGAGTGCGGGTCGTGGTGAAGTCCGCGTGCGAGCAGTGCCAGATCACCCGGATCCGGTGGACAGGAACGCGACTCGACGGTCACGGCCGGTGTTCCCGATCCGCGAGCCGCCGACGGGCTTCGAGGGGGATGGGTGGCAGCGCCAGAATGTGCGCCGACGCCCGCCACGGTTCGAGGCGAACGAAATTGTGCTGCCCCCACTCGTATTGTTCGCCACTGACCTTGTCGAGCACCGCCATCTGGTCGTGCCAGTCGCGGCCCAGTGCGGGCATGTCCAGCCAGATCGAGCCCTGCTCGGCCCCGAACGGGTTGAGGTTCACCACGGTCAGGACCGAGTCGCCGGTGGTCGCGTCGAACTTGGAGTACGCGATCAGCGAATCGTTGTCGACGTGGTGAAAGTGGATATTGCGTAGCTGCTGCAGTGCTGGGTGGGCGCGCCGAATTCGGTTGAGTGTGGCCACCCAGGGCTCGAGCGATTCGCCGCGCTCGCGGGCCTCGGCGAAGTTGCGCGGCCGCAGCTGGTACTTCTCCGAATCCAGGTACTCCTCGCTGCCGGGCCGGACCGCGACATGCTCGAAGAGTTCGAAACCCGAGTACATGCCCCATGTCGGGGAGAGCGTCGCGGCCAGTGCGGCTCGGAGCGCGAACATGCCCGGTCCGCCGTGCTGCAGGCTCTCGTGCAGGATGTCCGGGGTGTTGACGAACAGGTTCGGGCGAGCCTCGTCGGCCTTGGCGGCGATCTCGTTGCCGAATTCGGTGAGATCCCACTTGCCGATTCGCCATGTGAAGTAGGTGTAGGACTGCGTGAACCCTCGCTTCGCCAGCCCGTACAATCTGGCCGGCCGGGTGAACGCCTCGGACAGGAAGAGCACGTCCGGGTCGGTCTTCTTCACCTCGTGGATGAGCCATTCCCACAGATCCGGCGGCTTGGTGTGCGGATTGTCGACGCGGAAGATCTTGACGCCCAATCCGACCCAATGCCGGACGACACGAAGCACCTCGGCGTACACGCCGTCGCGGTCGAGGTCGAAGTTGACCGGATAGATGTCCTGGTACTTCTTGGGCGGGTTCTCCGCGTACGCGATGGTGCCATCGGGCAGCTGCGTGAACCATTCGGGATGCTCACGGGCCCACGGGTGGTCGGGTGCACACTGCAGCGCGAGGTCGAGAGCAACCTCCATGCCGAGCCGGGTGACATCGGCGACGAATTTCACGAAGTCCGCCTCCGTGCCCAGACCCGGATGGATTGTGTCGTGCCCGCCCGCCGCCGAGCCGATCGCCCACGGTGAGCCGACGTCGTCCGGGCCCGCTGTCAGGGAATTGTTGGGGCCCTTGCGATTGACCTCGCCGATCGGGTGGATCGGCGGAAGGTAGACGACGTCGAATCCCATCGCCGCGATGCGCGGGAGATCCGCCGCGGCGGTTGCGAAGGTGCCGTGCCGCGGGGCGCCGTGCGCATCCCAGCCGCCGGTGGACCGGGGGAAGAACTCGTACCAGGACCCGAAAAGTGCACGTGTGCGGTCCACGACGACGGAGTACGCGCGCGAGTCGGTCACCAGTTCGCGCAGCGGCCTGGTCCGCAACGCTGTCGCGACCTCGGCCGCGAACGCCGGTGCGACCCGCACCGGAAGCTGGCGGTCCGACCGCAGCGACGCCGCCACCGCGAGCAGTCGATCGCGGTCGGCGGGCTCGGAGCCGGTCGCGGCCCGCTCGAACAACCGCGCCCCGATCTCCAGGTCGTTGGCCAGATCGGCCGGGCCCTGGCCGACCGCGAGCTTCGCCTCGACCGCGTGCCGCCACGTGGTGATCGGATCGCCCCACGCCTCGACACGATACGTCCAGGTTCCGACACTGCTGGGAGTGAAGGTGGCGTGGAACGTGTCGAGCACGGGGCCGGGATGCATCGGGATCCGCGCGGTCTC
Protein-coding sequences here:
- the glgB gene encoding 1,4-alpha-glucan branching protein GlgB; the protein is MTVESRSCPPDPGDLALLARGLHHDPHSILGAHPHPRGTVIRALRPGAEAVAARVGDRDYPLQPVGSNVFSALVPIPDLADYRLVVAYPHGHTVVTADGYRFLPTLGELDLHLFGEGRHERLWDVLGAHPRSYETPDGTVRGTSFAVWAPGARGVTVIGNFDLWGGHTAPMRVLGSTGVWELFVPGVGPGELYKFRIHGRDGGVQDKADPMAFATEVPPATASIVTESTHRWRDEEWMTARAAREPSREPMSVYEVHLGSWRPGLSYTDLADELSTYLIQAGFTHVELLPVAEHPYGGSWGYQVTSYYAPTARFGTPDDFRAFVDRLHRAGIGVIVDWVPAHFPKDAWALARFDGSPLYEHADPQRGEQPDWGTYVFDFGRLEVRNFLVANALFWFEEFHVDGLRVDAVASMLYLDYSRPYGQWTPNIHGGRENLEAVAFLQEMNATVHKHHQGVVTIAEESTAWPGVTRATTVGGLGFTMKWNMGWMHDTLGYLGRDPIHRSFHHHEITFSLMYAWSENYLLPISHDEVVHGKGTLWSRMPGDDYAKAAGVRALLAYMWSHPGKQLLFMGQEFGQSSEWSEELGLEWSQLEDPATGDLHHGIFRLVCELNAAYRATPALWTLDTSPGGYSWIDANDTENNVLSFLRYGTDGSIVACLFNFSGSTHSAYRVGLPEPGRWTEILNTDARVFHGSGQGNFGSVTATEYPWHGRPASAEVTLPAGAAIWMRLER
- a CDS encoding maltotransferase domain-containing protein, with amino-acid sequence MTGRLAIDDILPSIDGGRFPSKAVVGEVFPVSATVWREGHDAVAATLLVQGPDGATETARIPMHPGPVLDTFHATFTPSSVGTWTYRVEAWGDPITTWRHAVEAKLAVGQGPADLANDLEIGARLFERAATGSEPADRDRLLAVAASLRSDRQLPVRVAPAFAAEVATALRTRPLRELVTDSRAYSVVVDRTRALFGSWYEFFPRSTGGWDAHGAPRHGTFATAAADLPRIAAMGFDVVYLPPIHPIGEVNRKGPNNSLTAGPDDVGSPWAIGSAAGGHDTIHPGLGTEADFVKFVADVTRLGMEVALDLALQCAPDHPWAREHPEWFTQLPDGTIAYAENPPKKYQDIYPVNFDLDRDGVYAEVLRVVRHWVGLGVKIFRVDNPHTKPPDLWEWLIHEVKKTDPDVLFLSEAFTRPARLYGLAKRGFTQSYTYFTWRIGKWDLTEFGNEIAAKADEARPNLFVNTPDILHESLQHGGPGMFALRAALAATLSPTWGMYSGFELFEHVAVRPGSEEYLDSEKYQLRPRNFAEARERGESLEPWVATLNRIRRAHPALQQLRNIHFHHVDNDSLIAYSKFDATTGDSVLTVVNLNPFGAEQGSIWLDMPALGRDWHDQMAVLDKVSGEQYEWGQHNFVRLEPWRASAHILALPPIPLEARRRLADREHRP